The genomic stretch CGATCAGCCCGCCATGCGGGGCCGCAGCGGTCTACTATCGGATCCATAATTTCCCTTCCTCCCATCGCTCGACAGCGCACATCATCGCACGCACTGCACAGCGCGACATACCGCACTCCGCTAGTTTGCGATCCCCCGTTCGGGGGATGCCAACGGCGATCCGCACGGCATCAGGCGCGGGAACGGGCGGGCCCGTCTGACGTGCCTCCCGCTTTTCCTCCAGTTGACGCCGGAGTCCTGCCCCGGAGAAGGGACGGACAGAGGAAGCGGGAGCGGTTTTCGGAAGAGCAGAGTATCCGCACCCGGAAGGGGGCTGAGGCTGGCGCGGCGGTGACCGATCCGTGCCGTCGGCACGGGATGTCGAGCGCGACCTATTGCGCGTGGAAGGCCAAGTTCGGCGCCATCGAGGTGTCCGACGCGAAGGGGCTGCGCGCGCTCTAGGAGGAGAACGCTCGGTCGCGCCCTGTCCGCGAGGATGCGATCCTCACGGGATGCGTCCCGCCGGCGCGCGGG from Sphingomonas hengshuiensis encodes the following:
- a CDS encoding transposase; this translates as MPPAFPPVDAGVLPRRRDGQRKRERFSEEQSIRTRKGAEAGAAVTDPCRRHGMSSATYCAWKAKFGAIEVSDAKGLRAL